Genomic segment of Candidatus Methylacidiphilales bacterium:
AGGGACTTTTGATTTCCGTGAGGTAATCGCGGAAGGCGAAGAAATACCGAATCGCCCGCTGGATGCTGCCGGTCACCACCATAGCCCGCGCCTGCCCGCCGATCTTGTTCTGACCGATGACCTGTTCGAGGAAGTGGTCCACCATGATCTCCGCCTTGTCGCGGATGGCCTTGCTGTGGCTCTCGACGTAAAGGCGCAGCTTTTTGCGGGCCTTTTTCACGTCGTATTCCGGGTCTCCCGGGATGGTTTTGGCGAGGCGATAGTAGCTCTCGACGGGCGTGTAATGCTTCAGCACGTCGAGGATGAAGCCTTCCTGAATGGCCTGCTTCATCGTGTAACCGTGGAAGGGGCGGTGCTTGATCTCGCCGCCTTCGGGATACGGGATGCCGAACATTTCCAGCGTCTTATTCTTCGGCGTAGCGGTGAAGGCAAAGTAACTGGCGTTGCGCAAAAGCTTCTTGGACTTGATGCGCTTCTCCAGCTCGGCGTTGATCCAATCTTCGTTGTCCGATTCGATATCGTCCGCAAGCGCCGCGCTAATCGCCGCAGCGGTCCGCCCGCCCTGACTGCTGTGTGCTTCGTCGATGATGATGGCGAACTTCCCGCCGCGATGCTCGCCGCCGATGGCATCGAGCACGAACGGGAAGGTCTGGACGGTGGAAATGATGAGCTTCTTGCCGTCCTTGAGAAATTTGGAAAGCTGCTGGGTCTTTGAAGTGCCCCCGCCATCCGTCACGGCACCGATGATGCTGCTGACTTGGGCGAAGCCCTTGATCGTCTCCCGAATCTGCTTGTCGAGGATACGGCGGTCCGTGACGACGATGACGGAATCGAACGCTTCCTTGCCGTCCTTGCGCGTGCTGATGAGCTGATGCGCCAGCCATGCAATGGAGTTGGACTTGCCACTGCCGGCCGAGTGCTGGATGAGATACTTCTGGCCCGCGCCCTTGGCGCGCACGTCGGCGAGGAGTTTACGCACGACGTCGAGCTGATGGTAGCGCGGGAAAATTTGAACCTTCTTCTTTTTGCCGGTCTTGAGGTTCTCCTCCTCCACGATCTGCGCATAGTTCTCCAGAATCTCCGTTAGCCCTGCCGGCGTGAGGATACGTTTCCAGAGGTAATCCGTCTTCAGGCCATCCGGGTTTGGCTTATTGCCTGCGCCGTCGTTCCAGCCCTGGTCGAATGGCAGAAACCACGAATCCTTGGCTGAGCCTTTGGCGCCCTTGAGGTGGGTGCAGAACGCCACCCGTGCATCATCCACCGCGAAATGCACCACGCAGCGACCGAATTCGAAGAGTGTCTCGCGCGGGTCGCGGTCCCGCTTGTATTGCTCGATGGCGTCTTCGACCGTCTGCTTGGTCAGGCTGTTCTTCAACTCGAACGTCATCACCGGCAGGCCATTGATGAACGCGCACAGGTCCAGCGCCCGTTTGGTTTCCTCGCGGCTGTAGGCCAGCTGGCGGGTGATGCTAAAACGGTTCTGAGCGTGGCGCTCCACCGCTTTCTGGTTCTCCGGCGAGGGCGTGCCGTAGAACAGTTCGAAGCTCAATGCATTGTGTTTGATGCCGTGGCGCAGCACATCAATTGTGCCTCGACGGGAAATCTCTCCTTGCAGGCGGGCGAGAAACTTCTGCCGGGCGATGTTCTTCTTGTCCTTGTAATCACCGATGCCGAGCTTGGCAAACTCATCAGGTTGGGTGGATTGAAGAAAGGTGAAAAGCTGCTCCACATCCACGGCGAACTCGCGGTCATAGGAGGTAGCCTTGCCGGCGAACCAACCGCTGCCGCCCTTGAGCGGCTTGGCTTCTGCCAACACTCCCGACGCTTCTGATGGCAAACCATCCGAGCCAGTCATGTGGCGCATGATCAGCGTTTCAAGGCCTTTTTCGGAGGTGTCAGTTCTCATGGCTTAATCGCTCCAAATTCGCAGCAACGCTTCCCGGAATGTATAGTCCCGAAGCAAACCTTCGGTCAGTAGTTTTTTCTTTGAGCCATGCCCTAGCTTCTTTACCAGTGTTTCAAGCATTCTGCCCTTTTGCGGCGGGGTCTCAAGGTAGATTGCTGTGGCTCTACCCCCTTCCCTGATTGCCGGCATAAGCTTCAAGACCCGCGCTGGCGGCACAAAAAGAACTTTTCCTGATTCATGATGCACCGCTTGGATGATCAAGTCGCCAAAGCGGTAAACGCTCCTTGCATCGTCCATGAACCACTGAAGTCTGCTACTTCGGGGATGCCGCATTTGTTTTTTAACCGCTCTGCGACCTTTCAAAATTGGCTGAAGCTCCTTGTTCGGAAGTGATATTCGTTCCAACTGGGCCAGAAAGCACCGGGAAACACTGCGGCGCAAGGATCGATGTGTCGGAGCTGCAACCTTTTTGCTGCTGAGAAAAGGCGGGCGGTAAAGAGCCTGGAGTTGCCGCAGGTAATCGCGTGACAATGGGTCACTGCAGCTCTGCTGGATAAACTGCTTTGCGGAAGACAACACTTCAGCATCCATAGTGCGGATTACAGCTTCAAAAAGTTGCTGAGCCGAGTGCCTCGACACATTCGCCGAGCCGACATAGACAACCCGGCCCAAAACAAAGACTTTGGCATGCAAGTTGGCCACGCTGTAAACGCGCACACCCCGTTTGCTCATTGCTAACAGGTCTGCCGGGCAGGTCTGTCCCGATTTCACGGCTGATTCACTGGCGTTCACCACGAGAATGCTGCCTTTCGGGAGTGGGAGCAGGCGGCTTGCGCCCTTGCCAAAATAGGCCACAGCCACAGCGCAGCGTTGCTGAGTGGAACGTGCAGCTTTTGTGAGTTGTGGCCACACATCCCCGGCTATGAAATTCGCACTCATCCTTTTAATTTCAGCTGGCTCAAGTATGGACGAAGAGATTTCTCCAGGCGGTCCATTGCCTTGATGATTTCATCTTGCAATGCTGGCCACTTTTCCTCCGCAGTTCGGTAGCCGCCGTCAGATAATCCGATGCGGATGCGGCAGGCGCGCTTGCCATCCAGTCGCTCCCAGCTCAGTTCGCCTCCGAAAGCGTCCTCGATCTCCGATTTGTGCGCAGCAAGTTGGTCAAAGATAAACTTATTCTCGTCCTCGGAATCTTTGCCACGATCAATGTATAGCTCCGCTCCGCGCCAATCCTGCGTCACCACGTAGTTGAGATTCAGACCGCGCAAGCCGGAACTCGCGCCGATCCAGGCATACTCGCCGGGCGTGATATGTGCATGGAGCTTGTTCACCTTGCCGGAGCGTTCGATCAATGTGGACCACCATCGCTTGCGGATGCCGTAGCGTTCCGCGATTTCCTTTTTCGCCTGCCCGACGCTTTGAGTTTCCTCGGACGGGCCGACAATCAGCGTGAACAGGGGCGCTGGCGGCGAATCACCAATGCGCACGGCTTCCACTTTGACCATGTAGAACGCGGCACTGCTGGATTCATTGAGCCAGGTGATGGCGGCCACGTGTTCCGGACGCGGGTCAGAAACAATCCAGATGGCCGCCTTGGCGCTCATGGCCGTGAGGTAGGTGATGAGCTTTCCGAGATGATCGTGATTACTCTTTTCGAGCTGGTTTTCGATGATGACCGTGCCGCCGCCTTCGTCCTCCGCCACAAGGTCAATACTGAATGAGCCGGCGGCCTGCTCACGGTCCACATTCACAAGGTTGAGATCGAGTGCGTCGTTGAGGACGCCGATGTTGTTCTCCAGCCATTGGGTGAAGTTATGCGCCTCATGCTTCCAGACTTCCCGCAAGTCCACACGTTCAAGCTTTCCAATAGGGGTCTTTGTCATGCTTCGATCTCCTCGGGTTCGTCTAGCGGATCTTCACCAGCAGGTTCGGGGGTGGAGGGGGTGAGGTCGGGGAGTTTGGCTGCGGCGGGGCGGACGTCCAGCTTGCCCGTCACCACGTCCGCCGTCAGCCGCGTTCGGTATTCCTGCATCAGCGCGATTTCTCGCTCCGTCCGGGTGACATCAGTCGTTCTCATTTCAGGCTCTCCCGTCGGCGATTCAAGATGCCATTCATGAAGGCGCGGATCGCAAATGCTTCCAACGGCCTTATCGATTGAAGGTCCGGCACTTCATAGGCACTCATTCGGCACACTACTTGGCCTTGGCACACATTTGTCTTTGGCTGCAAACCATCCACGTAGTGCTTGCCCCGTAGCTTTGCCTGCTTCAGCCGCTGCTCAATCTCGGTAAAAAAATCCAATTTTTGCGCCATCCCTACGTATGTAGCTATCCCGCGGGAATCATAGAATACGTAGATGCCATGCTTTCCCGTCAGGAGATCCTGCAACTTTTTGCGCTTCGCAGGGTCTGCGTGAATCCGCCAGGTTGCGCCTGCTGAAACGGGTTTAATGGAAAACATCTCTGTCAAAATCCGGACCTTCAGTCTGGACCGCTGACGCAGAAGTTTGGCGATGTTGTTTTTGGTTGGGAAAGCTGCGCCGCTTTTCCAATTGCTGATGGTAGCCTGCTTGACGCCAGCCGCAGCCGCCAGCTTTGTTTGATTACTCGTGCCTTCGACGAATGATACAGCTCCTATCAGTTTGCCGACCTCCTTCTTCCTGCCTTGCTTGATGCCGAGATTCAGGAAGTAATGAAACGCCCGAATGAAGTTGCTTTCCCTTGGTGTTCCGCCCTTCTTCCAGTTGCTGATGGTTGGCTGAGTAACGCCGAGCGCCTTCGCCTGACTTGTTTGCGTTTGGAGATTACCCACTTGAGCAAAGGCGTCCAAAAACCGCGTTCCAACGTTCTTGGTGCTCATGGTTCGTTTTCTTCCCTTTCGTTTTCGTCTGGCGCTTCGGTGGCGGTTTCGGGGGTCGAATCGGGCAGGTGGGCGGCGGCGGGGCGGACGTCCAGCTTGCCCGTCACCACGTCCGCCGTCAGCCGCGTCCGGTATTCCTGCATCAGCGCGATTTCTCGCTCCGTCCGGGCGATTAGCTCGTTGGGTCTGCTCAACTCCGTATCCAACCAATCGCAGATTTCCGTTTGCTGTGCTGTGGATGGCAGCGCGAACGTGACCCTTCCGACATCGTTCGTGCTCACATTAAATTGCGCCGTTCCTGTGGTGTCCGCCAGCACTTGATCGTAGAAAACGGAGGTTTGGAGCATGAACACAAGAAACCGGACGAGCAGTTCACGCTCTTCTGGTCGAAATCGAGCTACACGCTGATTGAGCTGCGCGGGCATGTCGCCCGCCCGGACGACGGCGAAGTTTCCAAGGCTTCCCGTTTCGCCAATGCTGCCCGACAGCCCATAGAGCACATCGCCTTCCTTGAGTTCAAATCCAGCGACGCAATCTGCCGGCGCGATGCGAACCGCGTCGGCTAGATCGAGACGTCCCCGGCGCAGGTTGCTCATGCGAATGACGGGAACGCCTGCATCTCTGAACGAATCCGTCTTGAACGCATATCCCCCTCGAATGCGGCAGACGTTTTTCAGGCGCTGCGGAGTCCATTCTTGCGGGATGTCGCCGAGCCAGGGGATGCCGGAGGGTTTGAGTGTGGCGTGGGGATCGAGGCCGCGGGTGACGGCGCGGTGGATGATGGCCTGCTTCTGCTCGTTCAGCAGCCCGATCAGCTTCCGCTTCGCCCGGATGAACCCGTCGATCTTCTGGTTCGCATGCTCCAGAAACCGCACAATGGCCGCTTGTTCGTCGGGGGGAGGCTGAACGGAGTATATGACTTTGAAATGCTCCGGTCGGAGACTCCACATGTCGGACGTGATGCCGTAGGACCAACGCTCGGCTTCTTTGGCAAAAGAAGGTGTCCGGTAGAGGTGATGGTAATACCAAGGCGTGCAGTCCTTGCGGGGTCGCATCACAACGTAGGCTGGACTGATGATGCCGCGAAAGCTGGATGCGCCAACCGCTCCCTGCCAAGCGCGCATCTTGTTGTAGGCGATGTCGCCGGGTTGAACGAGTTTGTAAGCGCCCTTGTTGACGTTCGAGCTGTCCTTCTTGGACGTGTCGGTGAGCAGTGCTTTCTGCTGGATGATTCCTCGCGTGATGGTCACGGACAGCATCTCTTCGTTGGGATGATTGCGGTCTTTGACTTCCTCAAACAGCGCACGGTTCGGGAGCAGCGACCAATGGGCCGGAATCCGTCCGAGCCATTTCTGCTCCGACTCGTTGTATTCCGAATACGGCTGGAGTCCCTCGATCATAGCGTGCTGAACCAGGTCTTGAGTTTTTGCGCCATGAGGTGGCGACGGGTTTCGAGGAAGGCGTCGTATTCCGGAATGTCGCCATCCAGGAGGGTCTCGGGCAGGCAATTCTCGCGGAGGTTGGCGCGAAGCTCGGCCTCATCGGTGATCCCGCCGTATTTGACCGTTCCCCCCCGGACCTGCTCCGCCAGTTCGGCAAAGTAGATGTGCGGCGAGGTGTTGCTGATGGCGATGTTGATCTCGCTCTGGGCGAGGACGAAATTGGCGATCTGGTTGTAGCGCCCTTTGGAGAGGTCGTGTTCCCGTTTGAGCCAATCCTTGGGATAGACGTGGTGCACGTCGGTGCGGTTGAGCAGGAGGTCGCGCACAGTGATGTCGCGCGAGAGAAAGCCCTTGTCGCCGAGCTTGGCCTGGGCGGCGCGGAAGGCATGGAAGTAAGGGCTGGTCGAGGAGGAGGTCTCCATCTCCTGGGGCAGGAGGTTTTGCCAATAGCTGTCGCTGAGTTCCGCTTCGATGACGGCGTTGGCGTAGGAGGCGAGGCCGCGCGCCTCGATCTGGCGGATGTCGAAGTCGAAATTCGACTCGGGGTTGCCCGCGTAGCGTCCGGTCAGAACACTCATGACATACCAGCGGCGGACGAGCCGCTCAAGATCGGCGGCGGGCATGCCCTCGGCGCGACCGCGGAGGTAGATAATATAGGCGAAGTTCACGCCGTTCTGGCCCCCGATGAGGCTGCTGTTCACGAAGCCGGCGGAGCGGAGCGTCATGACAAGACGGTCGTAGTGCGTCTTGCTCATGAAATTGAGGATGCCGGTCTTGAGCTTGGCGAAGGATTGCTCGGCGATGGCGTCTTCGTATTGCTTGGTCTCGAAATTACGGCCGGAGAGGAGGGCGACGAGGTCCTGGAGCTTGCCCCGGCCGAATTCTGAGGTGAAGGCGACCCGAAGCATGTCGGTGTAGGCCGGGTCGTAGAGGTCGTCGTTCACCTCGGCCAGCCACGCGAGCTTTGGGTAAAACTCGGAGGCGGCGAAGGCGGCATCGCCATTTTTGATGCGGGCATGAAACTCGGGCGCGACGGCAAGATGGCAGAAGTAGTCGATAGCTTTGCGCAGGAGGTTGCCGCCGTAGGTTTCGTTCGCGGCGATCTTGGACATAGCGAAGTCGGCCTGGCTGAGAGACGCCCCGGCGGAGTTCACCCGGATGAAAATCTCGGTCACGGTCTCGATGTCGAGATCCTCGGCGAGATCGATGATGCCGACGTGGTTGTTGATGATCTTGCGCAGCTTTTCGAGAGTGGAGAACAGAACGTCGGCATCCACACCGGGGTTGGCCTCGCAGTATCTTTTGGTGAGTTGGAGAAGTTTGACCTCCGGAGAGAAAAGCTCGGCCACATCGGGAATCCACGCGGCGTTCTTGCTGATGGCGGGGTTGTTGACCTCGAACTTCTCCTCGACGGGATGGAAGGCGATGCGGATGCGGACGGTCTCATAGTCCTTCGTCAGCACTTCCTGGCCGAGGAGAGCCGCCATGAGCGCGGTGACTCGCTGCTGTCCGTCGATGAGGATGCGCTTGCCCGCCGAATGGCTGCCGTCCTTGAGCTTCACCGTCGGGTTGCGCCACGCAATGAGGTAGCCCACGGGATAGCCCTGGTAGAGCGAATCGAGGAGGTTACGGACCTTGGTCGGCTCCCAGACGAAGGGGCGCTGGATCTCGGGAATGGCAATCTCGCGGGATTTGACCCATGTGAGCAGCGTTTCGATGGGATGCGGGGTGACGGAGTAGCGCTGGGTGGACATGGCTTAGGCTTGCACTCCTTTCGTGATTTCGCTGAGCAGGCCCTCGGTTTCCTGTTCGAGCTTGAGGATATCGGCGCTGATCTCGGCAAGGGTGCGGAGTTGCGGCGGCTGGTAGAAGTGGCGGGTGAAGCTGACTTCGTAGCCGATCTTGGTGTCGGCCTCGACGATCCAGGCATCGGGCGTGTAGGGCAGGACTTCGCGGCGGATGAAGGCTTCGATGCCGCCTTCCTCCAGCAGCGGGATTTGTTCGAAGTCGCGCAGTTCGCTGTCGGGCTCGTATTCGACGAGGGCAGCCTTGCCCGCGACCTTGGCTTCATACAGGCCGCGCAGCGGATCGGGCTGGGCTTTGCCGGGTTTGTGGACTTTCTTGATGACGGGCGGGGCGGCTTCGTCGCGCCAGCTCACGGCGTTGATGATGGGCTTGAGGTCGGAGGCGGAGATTTTCATGCCGAGCTTCTTTAGGGCGGCATCCACCTGTTCGAGGAAGACGTTGTGGTCCTGGAAGAGTCCGTCGCCCAGCGCGGCGCGGAGTTTCTCCGCTGTCTCGACGAGCGCGGCGTCGCGTTTCCAAGTGTCGGGATCGAGGAGCTTCTTCTTGGTCTTCTCGGGCAGGCCTTTCTTGCCGCCGCCTTCGCCGTTTTCCTCGTCGTCGCCGGCGTCGTCCTGACCCCAGTTGTCCACGAGCTTGGCGAGTTCATCGCGGACGGCGGCCGGTTTCTCGAAGAGATCGTCGCCGAGCTGTTCGTAGAGCGCGGCGCGGATTTCCTCGTCGCCGGAGGCGAAGCGGAGGGCCTCGATGCGCTGGCGGGTGAGCTGGCTGCGGAGGCGGAGCGGGCGCTCGACCTTCACCTTCCAATAGCCGAAGGCGGCGTTGGGGAAGATTTTCGACTGCGGGGTTTACTGGAACGCGAGGAAGGTGTCGCAGATTTGCTGGATGTGTTCGGGGGCGAGTTCGCAGTTCTTCTTGCCCATGTTTTTGCGCAGCGGGCGAAACCATGGGGTGGCGTCGATGAGCTGGACCCGGCCGCGGCGGTGCTCGGGCTTACGGTTGGAGAGCACCCAGACATAGGTGGCGATGCCGGTGTTGTAGAAGAGGTTCAGCGGGAGGGCGACGATCGCTTCCAGCCAGTCGCTCTCGATGATCCAGCGGCGGATGTTGCTCTCGCCCTGGCCGGCGTCGCCGGTGAAGAGTGACGAGCCGTTGTGGACCTCGGCGATGCGGCTGCCGAGCGGGGTGTCGTGCTTCATCTTCGCCAGCATGTTGGCGAGGAAGAGCATCTGGCCGTCGCTGCTACGGGTGAGGAGGGAGTAGTCGGACTCGCCGGCGTGCTGGATGACGAAGCGCGGGTCTTTGAGGTCCTTCTTGCCACCCATGCGTTCGAGGTCGGCCTTCCAGCTTTTGCCATAGGGCGGATTGGCGAGCATGAAGTCGAACTCGCGTCCGCGGAAGGCGTCGTTGGACAGGGTGCTGTGCTCCGAGCCGCCGACGATGTTGTCCGCCGCGTCGCCGTCGCCCTTGAGGAGCATGTCGGCCTTGCAGATGGCGTAGGTCTCGTCGCTGATTTCCTGACCGTAGAGGTGGGTAGCGATCTGCTTGCCGCGCGACTTGGCGATCTGCTGGAGGGTTTCCTCGGCGACAGTCAACATGCCGCCCGTGCCGCAGGCGCAGTCGTAGAGGAGATACGTGCCGCTCTCGATACGGTCGGCCACGGGCAGGAACATGAGGTTGGCCATGAGCCGGACGGCGTCGCGGGGCGTCCAGTGTTCGCCTGCTTCCTCGTTGTTCTCCTCGTTGAAGCGGCGGACGAGTTCCTCAAACATCGTGCCCATGCTGTGGTTGTCGAGGCCAGGCATCTCGCCGACGGGGTGCGGGCTGAGGTTGATGTCCTTATCGAGGAACTTCTCGATGAGCATGCCGAGGGCGTCGGCCTTGGAGAGCTTCGGGATCTGGTTGCGGAAGGAGAAGTTGTTCAGGATGTCCTGCACGTTCGGCGAAAAGCCGTCGAGGTAGGCCTCGAAGTCGTCCTTGAGCTTCTGCTGGGTGGCGCGGGACTTGAGGTCGCGCAGGAGGAAGGGCGAGGTGTTGTAGAAGGCTTGGCCCGAGGCGGAGCGCAAGGCGTCGTCCTGGTTGGTGACGCCTTCCTTGTCGAGGGCAGCCTTCATTTCGAGCACGGCGGCCTTGGTCGGCTCCAGCACTGCATCGAGGCGACGCAGGACGGTCATGGGCAGGATGACGTCGCGGTATTTGCCGCGGACGTAAACGTCGCGGAGGACATCGTCGGCGATGTTCCAGATGAAGTTGGTGAGCCAGTTGAGTTGGGCGGAGTCCATGTGCTGTTTTCCTAGTAGAAAGCGGGTGAGTGAAGAAGTAGGCCGGAAATACTGGCAAGAAACGTCGCGCAGGGGCCGTGACTGCGACTGGGGCGAAAAGGAAAGCTTTCGGAAACAGTAATCGGCATGGGAAGAACTTAGTGAAACGGTAGGGACAGGGATGGACCCTGGCTAGTCTCCGTTTGGACCATCGACGCGGTTGATCCCGCTAGGAATGGCTCGCTTCTGCCCCGAATGGGGTCGCGCCGCTTGAACGGATGCGATCCGGCCTGTTTGGGATGTCCGGGGCAGGTTTCCGGAGCCCTCATGGACTTCGGTTGAGTCTGGATTTTCGGGAATTCTTCCTATCCCACTCGCCAGTAGTTACTTATAGAAAGTCCGGGGAAAAGCTGTCCTGCCATTCAACCAAATACTGTCACACCTGTATTTTCAACCAAATACGGTCCCTTGGGGACTGTATTTCTTGAGATGTGCAACGCGCCCGCCGGGGCCTCAGGCGGTGCGCATGGGCATGATGACGTAGAGGAAGGGCTTGTCGTGGCGGATGACGCCGGGACTGAGCTCGTCCGTGAAGTCAAAGTGCACTAGGTCGCTGTCCAGATTGCGGAGCGGATCACCGAGGTATTCCGGATTGAAAGCAATGCTGAACTCTTTTCCCTTGTAAGGAACGGAGATGGATTCACGGGCCTCGCCCACGTCGGGGGTGTTGGCGGTGATCTCGATGCCGTTCTTGGAGAAGTTGAGTTTGACCGAGTTTGACTTCTCACTGGAGAGCAGGGCCACGCGCTTGATCGAGGTCAGGAACAGTTCGCGCTCGAGGGTGATGCGTTCCTTGGTCTCGCTGGGGATGACCTGCTTGTAGTTCGGGTAATTGCCCTCGATCAGTTTCGAGATGAGGTAGGTGTTGCCGATGGAAAAGGCGATCTGGTTCTCGGCGATGGCGATTTCCACATCGCCCTCGGCACCGAGCGTGCGCAGGAGTTCGTTGACGGCCTTGGTCGGGAGGATGACGTCGATCTCATTCGCCTTGGGGAATTCCATTTCCTGTTCGACGAGGGCGAGGCGGCGTCCATCGGTGGCGACGACGATGAGCTTGCGGTCCTTGAGGCTGAGAAGAGCGCCATTGAGGACATAGCGGGATTCGTCCGTGGACATGGCGTAGTTGGTCTTGCGGAGCATTTCCCGGAAATCCTTCTGGGCCAATTTGAAGAGGCGGGCCCCTTCGGTTTTGGGGAAGGGGGGGAAGTCTTCCTCGGGGAGACCCATGATTTTGAAGAAGCTGGAACCGGCCTTGATGCTGGCGGCGTTCTTGTTGTCGATATCGAGGGTGATTTCCGTGGCGGGAAGTTCGCGGATGATGCTGAGGAGGCGGCGCGCCGGGAGCGTGGCGGCACCGGCTTTTTCCACTTCGGCTTCGACGCTGGTGCGGATGCCGGTGTCGAGATCGGTGGTGGAGAGCGTGAGGGTTCCGTTTTCGGCGCGGAGGAGGACGTTGCTGAGGACGGGAAGGGTGGTGCGGGAACTGACCACGCTCTGGACGATTTGCAGGCCTTCAAGGAACTTGTCGCGATGGATAACGATCTTCATGGGATACACTGTATTAAGTAATTAAGAGAGAAAGAAAATCAGTAGTAATAAGTGGGTAAATAATCCATGTGTCCAGCCGCAAGTCAAATGCTATCAATAGGTTGACCCGGAAAAAACCTTGTGAATGACCCTGCAGGTATCGGCACTTGTCGGCTCGTGGACAAAAGGGAGGGGAGATATCGGCGGATCTGCCCAAGTTATTGGCAGGATACTGGGCACAGGAAAAGTGCGGAAGCAGGAGGGGGCTTGGAAAGCCCGTGGCCAGAAGAAGATAGAAAACGCGGTCAAACCGGGTTGGATTCCAGCTTTTGGATGAGGAATTGCACCTGTTGTTTGAGGTGGGCGTCTTTTTCCATGCGGGCCTCGATGGTGCGGCAGGCATGGAGGACGGTGCCGTGGTCCCGACCACCGAAGCATTCGCCGATTTCCTGCAGGGATTTGCCGGTTTTTTTGCGGGCCAGATACATGGCGACCATGCGGGGGATGGCGATGTTGTTCGGGCGCCGCTTGCTGGTCATGTCATTCATGCGCAGATCGAAGTTTTCGGCCACGCGGCGCTGGATGAGCTCGATGGTGATCTGCTGGCGGGTTTCCTGTTGGATGAAGTCTTTGAGCAGGTCCTCGACCTGGGCTTGGGTGATCTTGCGTTCGTTCAGGGCGGCCCAGGCGGCCACGCGGTTGAGGGCGCCCTCCAGGCGGCGGATGTTGGCCTTG
This window contains:
- a CDS encoding type I restriction endonuclease; translated protein: MRTDTSEKGLETLIMRHMTGSDGLPSEASGVLAEAKPLKGGSGWFAGKATSYDREFAVDVEQLFTFLQSTQPDEFAKLGIGDYKDKKNIARQKFLARLQGEISRRGTIDVLRHGIKHNALSFELFYGTPSPENQKAVERHAQNRFSITRQLAYSREETKRALDLCAFINGLPVMTFELKNSLTKQTVEDAIEQYKRDRDPRETLFEFGRCVVHFAVDDARVAFCTHLKGAKGSAKDSWFLPFDQGWNDGAGNKPNPDGLKTDYLWKRILTPAGLTEILENYAQIVEEENLKTGKKKKVQIFPRYHQLDVVRKLLADVRAKGAGQKYLIQHSAGSGKSNSIAWLAHQLISTRKDGKEAFDSVIVVTDRRILDKQIRETIKGFAQVSSIIGAVTDGGGTSKTQQLSKFLKDGKKLIISTVQTFPFVLDAIGGEHRGGKFAIIIDEAHSSQGGRTAAAISAALADDIESDNEDWINAELEKRIKSKKLLRNASYFAFTATPKNKTLEMFGIPYPEGGEIKHRPFHGYTMKQAIQEGFILDVLKHYTPVESYYRLAKTIPGDPEYDVKKARKKLRLYVESHSKAIRDKAEIMVDHFLEQVIGQNKIGGQARAMVVTGSIQRAIRYFFAFRDYLTEIKSPYKAIVAFSGEPEFKGEKVSETKLNGFPSGEIADRFQEDPYRFLICADKFQTGYDEPLLHTMYVDKVLSSIKAVQTLSRLNRAHPKKHDVFVLDFQNDTETIEKAFADYYRTTILSKETDANKLHTLKNELDAFQVYSPEKVNELVELYLGGAEREKLDPILDACVAVYVGDLDEDGQVSFKGRAKAFVRTYDFLATILPYGVQEWEKLSIFLNFLIPKLPAPIDIDLSKGILEAIDMDSYRAEKKATLAISLADKDAEIEPIPTSGGGHKPEAELDKLSNIIKAFNDQFGGLFADPKAVEKRIIEVIPPKVLADAKYQNARKNSDRQNARIEHDKALKRVITAMFKDDAQLFKQFQDNESFKRWLTDTIFGLTYEDR
- a CDS encoding phospholipase D family protein, coding for MSANFIAGDVWPQLTKAARSTQQRCAVAVAYFGKGASRLLPLPKGSILVVNASESAVKSGQTCPADLLAMSKRGVRVYSVANLHAKVFVLGRVVYVGSANVSRHSAQQLFEAVIRTMDAEVLSSAKQFIQQSCSDPLSRDYLRQLQALYRPPFLSSKKVAAPTHRSLRRSVSRCFLAQLERISLPNKELQPILKGRRAVKKQMRHPRSSRLQWFMDDARSVYRFGDLIIQAVHHESGKVLFVPPARVLKLMPAIREGGRATAIYLETPPQKGRMLETLVKKLGHGSKKKLLTEGLLRDYTFREALLRIWSD
- a CDS encoding DUF4268 domain-containing protein, with product MTKTPIGKLERVDLREVWKHEAHNFTQWLENNIGVLNDALDLNLVNVDREQAAGSFSIDLVAEDEGGGTVIIENQLEKSNHDHLGKLITYLTAMSAKAAIWIVSDPRPEHVAAITWLNESSSAAFYMVKVEAVRIGDSPPAPLFTLIVGPSEETQSVGQAKKEIAERYGIRKRWWSTLIERSGKVNKLHAHITPGEYAWIGASSGLRGLNLNYVVTQDWRGAELYIDRGKDSEDENKFIFDQLAAHKSEIEDAFGGELSWERLDGKRACRIRIGLSDGGYRTAEEKWPALQDEIIKAMDRLEKSLRPYLSQLKLKG
- a CDS encoding restriction endonuclease subunit S, encoding MIEGLQPYSEYNESEQKWLGRIPAHWSLLPNRALFEEVKDRNHPNEEMLSVTITRGIIQQKALLTDTSKKDSSNVNKGAYKLVQPGDIAYNKMRAWQGAVGASSFRGIISPAYVVMRPRKDCTPWYYHHLYRTPSFAKEAERWSYGITSDMWSLRPEHFKVIYSVQPPPDEQAAIVRFLEHANQKIDGFIRAKRKLIGLLNEQKQAIIHRAVTRGLDPHATLKPSGIPWLGDIPQEWTPQRLKNVCRIRGGYAFKTDSFRDAGVPVIRMSNLRRGRLDLADAVRIAPADCVAGFELKEGDVLYGLSGSIGETGSLGNFAVVRAGDMPAQLNQRVARFRPEERELLVRFLVFMLQTSVFYDQVLADTTGTAQFNVSTNDVGRVTFALPSTAQQTEICDWLDTELSRPNELIARTEREIALMQEYRTRLTADVVTGKLDVRPAAAHLPDSTPETATEAPDENEREENEP
- a CDS encoding DUF262 domain-containing protein — translated: MSTQRYSVTPHPIETLLTWVKSREIAIPEIQRPFVWEPTKVRNLLDSLYQGYPVGYLIAWRNPTVKLKDGSHSAGKRILIDGQQRVTALMAALLGQEVLTKDYETVRIRIAFHPVEEKFEVNNPAISKNAAWIPDVAELFSPEVKLLQLTKRYCEANPGVDADVLFSTLEKLRKIINNHVGIIDLAEDLDIETVTEIFIRVNSAGASLSQADFAMSKIAANETYGGNLLRKAIDYFCHLAVAPEFHARIKNGDAAFAASEFYPKLAWLAEVNDDLYDPAYTDMLRVAFTSEFGRGKLQDLVALLSGRNFETKQYEDAIAEQSFAKLKTGILNFMSKTHYDRLVMTLRSAGFVNSSLIGGQNGVNFAYIIYLRGRAEGMPAADLERLVRRWYVMSVLTGRYAGNPESNFDFDIRQIEARGLASYANAVIEAELSDSYWQNLLPQEMETSSSTSPYFHAFRAAQAKLGDKGFLSRDITVRDLLLNRTDVHHVYPKDWLKREHDLSKGRYNQIANFVLAQSEINIAISNTSPHIYFAELAEQVRGGTVKYGGITDEAELRANLRENCLPETLLDGDIPEYDAFLETRRHLMAQKLKTWFSTL